In the Luteolibacter rhizosphaerae genome, CCGATAAGGCTGAGACCGCTCACCGACAAAGTGGTGATCCCGGTATTCAGCACCGAGATGCTCAGTTCCCCCGGGCTCCCCCCGATCGCCACCGGCCCGAAGCTCGCCGGGTCACCGCTGCCCAGATCCGCGCCGCCCACCTCCACCGCGATTTCCGGAGCCGCAGGACCGAAGATGTAGGCCGCGCCCTTGTCCGTCGCAGTGCGGTTATCCGATGGCGTGCCCACCACCACGATGATTCCGGACACCGCCACCGAAGCCCCGAACTGATCGCCGGAGGTCGAGGTGCTCTTCTTCTGCGTCGCGGACGGAATCGTCGGCGTCGCCGAACTCATATTGAAGGAATAGCTCCGGCCGGAATCCGTCGGGCTGTTGTCCAGATAGCATCCCACCACGATCCGCGGCGCAGAGACCGCGACCGCATTACCGAAGCGATCATCCCCGGATGGATCGGGATTCGGCAGCGTATGCAACGGCACCGTGGGCGTACCACCACTCAGCTCGTAGGCATAGGCCGCACCCGCATTCACCGCACCCGTATCCTTCCCGCTGGCACCGATCCCGACCAGCGTGCCGGAGATACCGACGGCATTGCCGAAGCCATCATCCACCTGCGGCGCGGGATTCTGGACCACGTGCAGGGGCACCGTCGGCGTGCCGCTGGAGAGCTGATAAACATACGCCACCCCGGCATCGGTCGCTCCGGCATCATCCTTCGGTGCACCGATCACCACCCGGTTCCCGGACACCCCGACCGAGGCCCCGAAATGATCACCCGCTGCCGGACTCGGATTGTTCAGCACATGGATCGGAACCGTCGGCGTGGGAGAAGCCAGATTGTAGACATAGGCAATCCCGCTGTCCGCCCCGCTGGCATCGTCCATTTCCACCCCCACCACCACGATGTTACCCGAGATCCCCACCGCGCTTCCAAAACGGTCGCCAATGCCGGGTGCCGGATTGGCAAGAATCCATGCCGGAGTTTTGGAGGGCAGGTTCTCCAGATTGTAGACATACACGCGCCCCGCATCGGCAGCCGCATCGGCAGCCGCATCGTCGTCACCCGGACCACCCACCACCACCAGACTGCCGGACACCGCCACCGCCGCGCCGAAGTTCTCATCCACTTCGGGCGCCGGATCCTCCAGCGTCGCCAGCACCGCCGTCGGCTTCGATGCCGAGAGATCAAGGATGGCCACCTTCCCTGCGGCGGAAGCTCCGGCATCCGAACCGGGAGAGCCGATCGCAACGATATTGCCGTCGATCGCCACCGCACTGCCGAAGCGATCCAATGAGCCGCTCACCGGGTTATCCAAGGCGAAGGTGAAGCTGTCCGGAGTGGGCGAGCTCAGATTGTAAACATAGGTGCAGCCGGACTCGATATCGCCGCGGTCATCATGAAGCGCCGCCACCAGCACCGTGTTCCCGGAGATGCTCACCGCGCTGCCGAAGTAATCCGCCACCGCGGGCACCGGCTTGTCCGGCGTTCCGATCAAAGTCCCGGGCGCGCCACCGGAGAGCTGATAGACATAGCAGGTCCCCGCATTCTCCGCCGCCGCATCATCGCGATAGGCACCCACCACCAGATGATCCCCGGTCAGCGCCACCGAACTACCAAAGTAACCGTTCGGCTGCGCCAGCGGCTGCGCCAGCGTCAGCCACGGCTGGGTCGGTTGGGGCCCGGCCAGGTTGAAGACTAGCACCCGGCCGGCATTGGTGGCCGTGGTGTCGTCCGACTCCGCCGCCACGGCCAGATAGTCCCCCGCCATGGCCAAGGCGTTGCCAAAGCAGTCGTTCTCCTCCGCTGCAGCCATCGTCAGCGAATGCAAGGGATTGGTTGGCGTGCCGGACTGCAGGTCGTAGACGAAAACGCGGCCGGCATTCGGCGCGCCCATGTTATCGCGGTAGGCGGATACCGCCACCCGCGAGCCCGCCACCGCGACCGCCGCCCCGAAGTTGTCGTCGGGCGCAGGATAAGGATTCTCCAGAACGAGCTCCGCCTGAGTCGGGTTCGCGGAGGAAAGATCATACACGTACGCCCTCCCCGCGTTGGCTGATACGCCATCCGCCATCCACGCGCCGATCACCAGCGTCGTCCCGTCGATCGCCACCGCCTGGGCGAACTGATCCTGCTCCACCGGGGCTGGGTTCGCTATCACATGCACGGGAACCGTCGGTTGAGCGGAAGAGAGATCATAGATATAGGCACAGCCCGCCTGCAGCACTCCGCCCGCCGAATTGCAGGCCCCCACCACCACTCGGCTACCGGAGATCGCCACGCTCTGGCCGAAGTATCCGCATGCTTCTCCCGCCGGATTCAGCAGACGGTGCAGCAGCTTGCCGGTGCCCGCATCGTAGATCTTCACCGCACCGCTATCTCCGCCACTCAGAGGGTCGCTATCATAGTGTGGCGAACCGACGACCGCCACGTTTCCGGAGATCGCGATACTGGATCCCTGTTGCTCATAGGGCTGCGGGAGCGTCTTCGGCGCGTAGATCGAATAGCGCAGCGTGTCCGGCACTTGTCCGGATACAACTCCGCAGCCGACGGCCATGCCTAATAGGATGCCGACAGCGCGAAAGGGAATGAAACGGGGGGGAAACAGGGACATGCGGGACTCGGTCTGGGGGGCAGGCGAACCTTCAAGCCAAGATCAATACGAGCATTTCTCACGCCAGATCTCTTATCCGGGGGGATTGGATCACGGACGGTAAGACGGGAGGGAGGGTGGACATGGGGAGGCAGGGTGATTGGCCGGATTTCGCCAGCGGACCGGGCAAGCTTCGCGTGTCATGACGCGTCGATAGCGCGGATACAGCAGTCTCTTTTCTCACCGCAAATCTCCCCCGAAGGATTTGCGGCAGGCACCGGGGTGCCCGGCGCTTTTAAAAAACCCGACCCTCCCGGGCCAGCCTTTTTTACGGCAATCCACGTATTCCCAACCTTGGATTGCATCCTGCATCAAACTGTAAGGAAAAACCCTACAGCCCCCGTAATAGATGGGACTACATGCTAAATATCAGCATTTTACGTACGCTTATGCCTACGCGATAAAGTAGGAATAGCACTTGATCCGGGCACGGATGTTGCATGATAAAAGCCCGTCCAGTTTGAGGACCTATCCCCTCCACCCGGTCCCCCCGATCGGCGGATAGCCCCTCCTGCTTGGTAACTCCAAAAATACTGCCGTGCGCCCCCCCAGACTGCTGCACTCCCTCGGGCTATGCCTGTACGGATTCACCCAGCTAACATCCGTCCTCCCGGTATCCGCCTCAGCCCTCCCCGGCCTTAATCAGCCCGAGCCCGTCGGCGCATACTTCAATGGCGTTTTCCCCAACTCGCCTCCCGGAGACCCCTCCGGTTGGGCGGTGACCAACGCCTTCCCGAACCTGACCTTCACCGATCCCATGATGCTCGCGGGCATTCCGGGATCCTCGAATCTTTTGGTCGTGGGCAAGAACGGCCAGATCTGGCGTTTCCCTAACAATCCCGCGGCAACCGCCGGCCAGAAGGTGCTGGTGGCCGATCTCACCGCTCGCGTGGAGACTTCCGAGGACCAAGGCCTCTACAGCCTGGCCTTTCATCCGCAGTTCGCCCAAAGCGGCGCTCCGGGTCAGAACAAGGTCTATGTTTGCTACAACCGGCGCGCGGTCACCGGCGTGGATGACAATGACCGGACCTACTGGACCGTCTCTCAGTTCACCTGGATTCCCGCTTCCGGCACGCTCGACACGAACAGCGAGAATATCCTGATCTCCCAGTACGACCCGCACCGTTTCCACAACGGCGGCTCGATGTTCTTCGGGGACGACACCTTCCTCTACATCACCGTGGGCGATGGCGGCCTGGGCGGCGACGCGCTGGATAACTCTCAGGAGCTGCGCACGGGCCTCTTCGGCGGCATCCTGCGGATCGACGTAAATAACGACCCGACCAAGTCCCATCCGATCCGGCGCCAGCCGACGGAGAATCCGGACTGGTGGTTGGACCATCCGGATACGATCCAGCCGAAGCCTGCCGAATGGCCCGCGAGCCACACTCAGGGCTACGGCATCCCGAACGATAACCCCTGGCTGGATACCAATGGACTCGTTCTGGAGGAGTTCTACGCCATCGGCCTGCGCAGTCCGCACTCCGCCCACTTCGACCCGGTCACGGACGAGATCTGGGTAGGTGACGTGGGCGAAGCCAACCGCGAGGAACTGGTGCGCGTGCCAAAGGGCGGCAACTGCCAATGGGCCTATCTGGAAGGCACCCGACCCACCTCGAAGACCAAGCCGAATCCTCTCACCGGGACCGACGTCCCGCCGCACTACGAGTATGACCATTCCCAAGGCGCCAGCATCATCGGCGGCCCGCGTTATCGCGGCACCAAGTGGGCGGAATTCCTGAGCGGTAAGGTGATCTTCGGCGATCACGTGCGCGGCCGCATCTGGAGTGCCACCGTTCCCGCGAGCGGGGCTCCCGTCATTCAGGAACTCTACTCTTCCTTCGACACCGGCTACAAGAAAGGCCTCTGCGGCTTCTTCACCGATAGCGCCGGAGAAATCTACATCATGAATCTAGCCGGCTCTAACAACGCCGCCGGCAAGATCATGAAACTGGCGCTGCCCGCGGTCTCCGCCGAGCCGCCCCAGTTCCTCTCGCAGACCGGTGTCTTCTCGAATCTCGCTACCCTCGCCACCGCGCCGGGCGTGATCCCCTACGACGTGCCCAACCCGCTCTGGTCGGACGCCGCCGCCAAGAAGCGCTGGGTCATCCTGCCGAACGATGGCACCTTCAACTCCGCCGCGGAGGACATCGTCTTCAGCCCGGAAGGGAACTGGACCTTCCCGGCCGGCACCGTGTTCGTGAAGCACTTCGAGACGAACACCGACGCGAACAATCCGTCAGCGATCAAGCGGCTGGAAACCCGCTTCCTCGTCTGCACCGCAGGCGGCGGGAAGTACGGCTTCACCTACAAGTGGAACGCGACCGGCACCGATGCCGAACTGCTGGAGCAGGGTGACGAGGACACTTACACCTACACGCAAGCGGGTGGAGGTACCGAGCAACGCACCTGGAGCTTCCCCTCCCGCGGCGATTGCATGATCTGCCACAACGACGTCTCCGGACAGGCCTTGGGCTTCCGCACCAGCCACCTGAACTCGGACTTCCATTATTCCTCCACCAACCGCACGGCGAACCAGCTCAACACCTTCAATTCGCTCGGAGCATTCAGCGTGTCCCTGACGGCCGCCCAGTTGGAAAGCTACATCGAGTCGCGGGCGCTTAACGACGCCACCGCCCCCTTGGAACACCGGGTGCGTTCGTATCTTGATACGAATTGCTCGCACTGCCACCAGCCCGGAGGCTCCGGAGATGGATTCGATGCCCGCATCGGCACCCCGCTCGACCTGCAGAACCTGATCAATGGCATCCCGCAGCGCTTCGAGTCGCTGGGGCCGGACGGCCGCTACATCGCCCCCGGGGACACCGCACACTCCGCGGTCTTCGTGCGCGCTGGCGCGGTGGGCAATGGCGATGCCATGCCGCCCTTGGCTAAGAACCTCGCCCACACCGCGGGAATCGCAGCACTGCAAAGCTACATCAGCGGCTTGGACCCGGATGAATTCGAGTTCCTCCCGGCACCGAAGGCCCGCTTCATCAAGCTCACCTCCCTCGCGGGCACGCGGCACTTCGCTTCCGTCCGCGAATTCGAGATCCTCGATGGCGAAGGCGTGAAAATCCCCGTCGGCCAGCTCTCGGTTCACGCTTTCGACAGCGTCGACGGTGCCTCCACCTCGCCTGACAAAGCGATCGATGGCTTGATCGGTTCCTCCAACCACTGGCAGACCGACAACAAGGTGACCCTGCCCGATGGCTCCGAAGTCAACGGCCCGAATCACCCGCACTTCATCACCATCGACCTCGGCTCGCTGCGGGAGTTCAGCGGCTACACCTACTACCCGCGCGCGAACTCGACCCAGGGCCGCATCTCGCAATTCAAGGTGGAGTACAGCAGCGATGGCAGCACCTGGTCGCTCTTCCACCAAGGCACCTGGCCGACCGCCGATCCGGCGAACCCGATTACCTATTCGCTCCCGTACAACAAGCGCGCCGCCCGTTGCCAGATGGCTGGTCCGGTGGCGCCCGTGGAAGGCAGCTTCGATGCGACCATCGTCTTCGACATGGACGTGAACGACTTCACCGCTTCCGACATCACGGTGCAGAACGGCACGGTCACCGGCCTGCGCGGCTCCGGTTACTACTATGTGGCCCGTATCACGCCGGACACTTACGCCACCCAGGTGAATGTCTCGGTGGCGCCGAACGTGGTGAGCCCCGAAGGACAAGGCAGCCTCGCCCCCGCACCGCTGGCGGTGGGAATCCTGCCGGACCAGCAGCCGCCGAGCTCCCCGGGCTCTTTCGCCGCCGTGCCTGCATCCTTCTCCGTCGATCTCTCGTGGAGCCCTTCCAGCGACAATCGCGGGGTGACCGAGTATCAGATCCGCCGGAACAACACCCTGATCGCGACGATCGCCGGCACCAGCTACACGGACAACAGCCTGAGCCCGCATACCCAGTACAACTACTCGGTCGTGGCCCTCGATCAGGCGGGCAATGCCTCGGCTCCGGCCCAGCTCGGCACCACCACGCTGGGCGATGGTGAGCCGCCAAGTGTTCCCGGTTCCTTGGCCGGCACTCCGGGTCTCTTCTCGATCCAGCTCGCTTGGAATCCATCGAGCGATAACATGGGCGTGACCGACTACCAGGTCTGGCGCGGCAGCACCCTCATCGCCACCGTGGCGAGCCCGGGTTACACCGATAACAACCTCCAGATCGCCACGCAATACAGCTACCAGGTGATCGCGCTTGATGCCGCGGGCAATGCCTCCGCACCGGCGAGT is a window encoding:
- a CDS encoding fibronectin type III domain-containing protein, whose protein sequence is MRPPRLLHSLGLCLYGFTQLTSVLPVSASALPGLNQPEPVGAYFNGVFPNSPPGDPSGWAVTNAFPNLTFTDPMMLAGIPGSSNLLVVGKNGQIWRFPNNPAATAGQKVLVADLTARVETSEDQGLYSLAFHPQFAQSGAPGQNKVYVCYNRRAVTGVDDNDRTYWTVSQFTWIPASGTLDTNSENILISQYDPHRFHNGGSMFFGDDTFLYITVGDGGLGGDALDNSQELRTGLFGGILRIDVNNDPTKSHPIRRQPTENPDWWLDHPDTIQPKPAEWPASHTQGYGIPNDNPWLDTNGLVLEEFYAIGLRSPHSAHFDPVTDEIWVGDVGEANREELVRVPKGGNCQWAYLEGTRPTSKTKPNPLTGTDVPPHYEYDHSQGASIIGGPRYRGTKWAEFLSGKVIFGDHVRGRIWSATVPASGAPVIQELYSSFDTGYKKGLCGFFTDSAGEIYIMNLAGSNNAAGKIMKLALPAVSAEPPQFLSQTGVFSNLATLATAPGVIPYDVPNPLWSDAAAKKRWVILPNDGTFNSAAEDIVFSPEGNWTFPAGTVFVKHFETNTDANNPSAIKRLETRFLVCTAGGGKYGFTYKWNATGTDAELLEQGDEDTYTYTQAGGGTEQRTWSFPSRGDCMICHNDVSGQALGFRTSHLNSDFHYSSTNRTANQLNTFNSLGAFSVSLTAAQLESYIESRALNDATAPLEHRVRSYLDTNCSHCHQPGGSGDGFDARIGTPLDLQNLINGIPQRFESLGPDGRYIAPGDTAHSAVFVRAGAVGNGDAMPPLAKNLAHTAGIAALQSYISGLDPDEFEFLPAPKARFIKLTSLAGTRHFASVREFEILDGEGVKIPVGQLSVHAFDSVDGASTSPDKAIDGLIGSSNHWQTDNKVTLPDGSEVNGPNHPHFITIDLGSLREFSGYTYYPRANSTQGRISQFKVEYSSDGSTWSLFHQGTWPTADPANPITYSLPYNKRAARCQMAGPVAPVEGSFDATIVFDMDVNDFTASDITVQNGTVTGLRGSGYYYVARITPDTYATQVNVSVAPNVVSPEGQGSLAPAPLAVGILPDQQPPSSPGSFAAVPASFSVDLSWSPSSDNRGVTEYQIRRNNTLIATIAGTSYTDNSLSPHTQYNYSVVALDQAGNASAPAQLGTTTLGDGEPPSVPGSLAGTPGLFSIQLAWNPSSDNMGVTDYQVWRGSTLIATVASPGYTDNNLQIATQYSYQVIALDAAGNASAPASVTLSTLADTQGPTSPGNFAATPALSSIQLSWSASTDNVDVTGYQLSRNGTPIATVTALSYTDNDLTPATAYTYVIRALDGSGNASGPVQLSTSTLADTQKPTLPTSLEASPGLLSVSLSWQASSDNLGVTGYQIKRNGSLIATVPSTGYTDNGLETETAYTYQVLAIDAAGNVSDPASVSTTTLSDEDPPATPGDLDGVPALTSIQLSWSASTDNLGVVGYQILRDDEPLVAVPGLSYTDTDLEPDTGYVYKVIAFDAAGNASVPAELSMATLADEDAPDAPTELAGAPDYETVHLTWAASDDNVGVTGYRIFRNGNQIATTAALAFTDTGRSRQTSYTYEVRAIDEAGNASLPATVAVTTLGFEDWLDQHNLAGETGSDSDHGGLSNLDEYYLGMDPNSSTDDLSFCLKTETQANNTVRVSYPVLKPVGSYHLHYSSDLADLYNVTKRVDTLTTAEIEAMSPAQRGNHSVDLPMTQARGFYLLIFEPPAP
- a CDS encoding choice-of-anchor D domain-containing protein, whose amino-acid sequence is MAVGCGVVSGQVPDTLRYSIYAPKTLPQPYEQQGSSIAISGNVAVVGSPHYDSDPLSGGDSGAVKIYDAGTGKLLHRLLNPAGEACGYFGQSVAISGSRVVVGACNSAGGVLQAGCAYIYDLSSAQPTVPVHVIANPAPVEQDQFAQAVAIDGTTLVIGAWMADGVSANAGRAYVYDLSSANPTQAELVLENPYPAPDDNFGAAVAVAGSRVAVSAYRDNMGAPNAGRVFVYDLQSGTPTNPLHSLTMAAAEENDCFGNALAMAGDYLAVAAESDDTTATNAGRVLVFNLAGPQPTQPWLTLAQPLAQPNGYFGSSVALTGDHLVVGAYRDDAAAENAGTCYVYQLSGGAPGTLIGTPDKPVPAVADYFGSAVSISGNTVLVAALHDDRGDIESGCTYVYNLSSPTPDSFTFALDNPVSGSLDRFGSAVAIDGNIVAIGSPGSDAGASAAGKVAILDLSASKPTAVLATLEDPAPEVDENFGAAVAVSGSLVVVGGPGDDDAAADAAADAGRVYVYNLENLPSKTPAWILANPAPGIGDRFGSAVGISGNIVVVGVEMDDASGADSGIAYVYNLASPTPTVPIHVLNNPSPAAGDHFGASVGVSGNRVVIGAPKDDAGATDAGVAYVYQLSSGTPTVPLHVVQNPAPQVDDGFGNAVGISGTLVGIGASGKDTGAVNAGAAYAYELSGGTPTVPLHTLPNPDPSGDDRFGNAVAVSAPRIVVGCYLDNSPTDSGRSYSFNMSSATPTIPSATQKKSTSTSGDQFGASVAVSGIIVVVGTPSDNRTATDKGAAYIFGPAAPEIAVEVGGADLGSGDPASFGPVAIGGSPGELSISVLNTGITTLSVSGLSLIGAHASDFSFVNGGGPFNVSADDDTSFVVRFAPSAAGIRTATLRITNSDSDEGVFEIVLSGRGLSANQDTDGDGLNDVSELRMAALGFDWESPDAELVGAFQQYFQNTSFHDPSKVQALRVKAPVMTRGGGGETKLTFALFKSTDFQSYVPLPFTAPAATLNPGGELEFEFAVPDDAKFYRLETR